In Leptolyngbya sp. O-77, the genomic window CACCAGTTCGTTTGAGAAAAAGCAGCCCGTCACAGAATCGAGCGGCATCTCTTCCCAACTGCACCAGCGCACCTGGCCAGAGTCTGCCAAAGGCTGGAGCCGACGCTGCTGCTCTGCCCGCATCGCCGCCGAAATTTCCACAATCACATAGTTCACGGCTTCAAAGCAGGCGTAATGCTCTCGATAGAGATAGCGCAGCACATCCGCCGCCAAGATCCCTTGCCCTGCGCCCATTTCCACCAGCGTAAAGGGATGCGGAGCGCCCAGCAGGTGCCACAATTCGGCAAACTGTTCTGCCAGCAGTTCCCCAAACGCTGCGTCCAGATGGGGCGAGGTATAGAAATCTCCCGCTGCGCCGATCCGTGGGCTGGGTGTGGCGTAATAGCCGTAGTCCGGGTCGTAGAGGGCGATCGCCATGAATTCGGCAAATGAGATCCGCCGCTGCGGATGGGCGGTGATGCGCTCAAAGAGGCGATCGCACAGTGGCACGCTACTCTTATCAGAACTCTTATCAGAATCAGACGAACCGGAACGCATAGAGAAAATCCAAAAGCAAGAACGAAGAACGAAAAATGAAGAGAGAAGAGGGAAGAACGAAAAACGAAGAACGAAGAACGAAAACTCGCTCTCCCTCTTCCTTCTTTTCTCTTCGTTCTTCCCTCTTTCCCCCTCTCCCTTCCTATAGATAGAGTTCTAGCCCAGCATAGATACTCAAATGTGTAGTTTTATTGCCGCTTTTTCTTAAGTTATGTTAACGTACAAGTACAACCTAAAGACAACCTAGAGAGGTCTTTGAGCTATGCAAACCCAAGAATCCAAGTTTGGCTTTACTCAGTTTGCGGAAACCTGGAACGGTCGTCTGGCAATGCTGGGCTTCGTGATTGGTCTGGCTACGGAACTGTTGACGGGTCAGGGCATCCTGTCCCAATTGGGTCTGATGTAGGTTGACCCTGCCGGGGTTTGCGAAA contains:
- a CDS encoding chlorophyll a/b-binding protein — its product is MQTQESKFGFTQFAETWNGRLAMLGFVIGLATELLTGQGILSQLGLM